The following proteins are co-located in the Telopea speciosissima isolate NSW1024214 ecotype Mountain lineage chromosome 9, Tspe_v1, whole genome shotgun sequence genome:
- the LOC122639811 gene encoding DNA damage-repair/toleration protein DRT100-like, translating into MMTFFYSLPSLLLLLLSLFSHHCLLVISASCHVDDEAGLLGFKSGITEDPSGMLTSWKSGTDCCTWSGINCRVNNRVTTVSLYGQTNNPKSYLSGTISSSLSKVQNLDGIYFQNLHNITGGFPKVIFDLPKLQFVYIENSKLSGPLPANIGRLTQLGALSFSGNRFSGRIPSSISQLTQLGQLKLAGNLLYGEIPVGIRQLKDLTYLSLEQNMLSGKIPDFFSSLTNLRILSLSNNKFSGEIPATISYLAPNLRYLELGHNRLTGKIPNYLSNFKQLDTVDLSSNSFSGVVPNSFKNLTKIFNLDLSRNQLVDPFPELNVKGIESLDLSYNKFKLGEIPKWVTSSTIIYSLKLAGCGIKMKLDDWKPAQTYFYDYIDLSDNEITGSPVGLLNSTEYLVGFWGSGKQLKFKLESLKMPKTLKYLNLSKNLMFGKVPASITQLENLDVSYNHLCGKIPANKFPASSFVGNDCLCGSPLSPCKV; encoded by the coding sequence ATGATGACATTCTTctattctctcccttcccttcttctccttcttctctccctcttttcacaCCATTGCTTACTTGTAATCTCTGCATCATGCCACGTGGACGATGAAGCTGGCTTATTGGGTTTCAAATCTGGCATTACCGAAGATCCATCGGGCATGCTCACCTCCTGGAAGTCCGGTACCGATTGCTGCACTTGGTCCGGGATTAATTGCCGAGTAAACAACCGAGTCACTACAGTCTCACTTTACGGGCAAACCAACAACCCGAAAAGTTACCTGTCGGGTACAATCTCTTCATCACTATCaaaggttcaaaacttggacggAATTTACTTCCAAAACCTCCACAATATCACTGGAGGTTTCCCAAAGGTAATCTTCGATCTCCCCAAGCTGCAATTTGTCTACATCGAGAACAGCAAGCTTTCGGGTCCTTTACCCGCTAACATCGGCCGGCTCACTCAACTTGGTGCTCTGAGTTTTTCCGGAAATCGGTTTTCGGGTCGGATCCCAAGCTCAATTTCTCAACTCACCCAGTTGGGTCAGCTCAAACTTGCCGGAAACCTTCTCTACGGCGAAATTCCTGTCGGGATTCGGCAACTCAAGGACCTGACATATCTGAGTCTCGAACAGAATATGCTTTCAGGAAAAATCCCtgattttttctcctctttgacCAATCTCCGAATCCTGAGTCTCTCAAACAACAAATTTTCCGGTGAGATTCCAGCGACAATTTCATATCTAGCACCAAATCTTCGTTACCTTGAGTTGGGTCACAACAGACTTACAggcaaaattccaaactatcTTTCCAATTTCAAACAATTAGACACAGTTGATCTTTCTTCAAACAGTTTCTCAGGTGTTGTGCCCAATAGTTTCAAGAATCTCACCAAGATCTTCAATCTCGACCTCTCTCGCAATCAACTTGTTGATCCTTTCCCTGAATTGAACGTGAAAGGGATCGAATCACTGGATCTCTCTTACAACAAGTTCAAATTAGGTGAAATTCCGAAATGGGTTACTTCATCGACCATCATTTACTCGCTCAAGCTTGCTGGGTGTGGGATTAAGATGAAATTAGACGATTGGAAGCCGGCACAGACCTATTTCTACGACTACATCGATCTGTCAGACAATGAAATCACAGGTAGCCCAGTGGGATTGTTGAACAGCACTGAATACTTAGTGGGATTTTGGGGTTCTGGGAAACAATTAAAGTTCAAGTTGGAGAGTTTGAAAATGCCCAAAACGCTGAAATACTTGAATTTGTCTAAGAATCTGATGTTTGGGAAAGTTCCGGCGAGCATTACACAGCTGGAAAATTTGGATGTGAGTTATAACCATTTGTGTGGGAAGATTCCGGCGAATAAGTTTCCGGCCTCGTCATTTGTCGGCAATGACTGTTTATGTGGCTCTCCCCTTTCTCCATGCAAAGTTTAG